ATATGTGGAGGAAGTGATAAAATTGTTGTTCGAGATTTCAATACACTGAAAGAGATAAAAACAATAGAACATTATACATTTGGTTCGCAGATGAATGCTGTGTATGTGAAGTGGTCAGCTGATGGTAAAAGAATAATATCATCAGCTGGAGATTCAATAAGAATATGGGATTTTGATTCCGCTAAAGAAATAGCATCGTTCATTAGTTTTGAAAATGGTGAATGGATAGTTTTAACTCCTTCCGGATATTATAACAGTTCTGCTCATGGTGACCAGTATTACAGTGTAAAGGTTCAAGACAAAGAGTATACTGTGGAACAATTGCGTGAAGCTTTTTACAGACCTGATATCGTAAAGCTTGCTCTATCTGGTGGTTCTATCAAAGATCTAAAGACAATAGCAGAAGTCAAACAGCCACCGGTTGTATCAATCGTAAATACTCCATCAACTACAGATAAAGACGCAATAAAGATTACTGTCAAATTGGAAGATCAAGGAGGAGGGATAGGGGATGTGAGATTATATCTAAATGGTGTATCAGTACTGATTGATAGCTCAAGAGGGATTACAGTAAAACCAAAAGAAGGAGAAAAGGTAGTATTTAAGGAATATACAGTAAAGCTTACAAGAGGAGAAAATAACATCTCAGCCGTAGCATTCAATGCAGAAAACACCATGCAGAGTAACCCTGCCACACAGAGAGTAATAGCAGATATAAAATCATTTAAGAAGCCATCCCTTTATGCGGTTGTAATTGGGATAAATGAATACAAAAACCCAAAGCTCAAATTAAAATATGCAGTGGCTGATGCCAATCTATTTGCTGACACATTAAATACTGTGGCAGGCATGATGTTTGATAGGGTAGTAATAAAAAAACTAATTATCCCAGCTAACACAACCAAGGAAGCCATCAAGAAAGAAATGAATGAAATGAAGTCAATTAGTCCAGATGATGTATTTGTATTCTATGTAGCAGCTCATGGCACTGTGGATGAAGGTGAGTATTTTCTATTAACTGCCAATGTTGGTTCTGTCAGTACACATAGATTAAAAGAGGATGCTCTTACCCAGACAGACATAAAAGAACTTATAGCAAATATTCCATCTACCAAGAAGATGGTCATAATAGATACCTGTAATGCCGGTAAACTTGGTGAGGCATTACTGCAGACTGCGCTGCTTACCAGAGGTATGAGTGAGGATGTGGCGATGAAGATACTCTCTAGGGCTGTGGGTTCTACAATTATATCAGCATCCACATCTCTTCAGGAGGCGATAGAGGGATACAATAATCATGGACTTTTTACCTACATTTTATCAGAAGGCTTAAAGGGTAAAGCAGACACAGACAGGGATGGATTTATAAAGACAATAGAGCTAGCAAATTATGTAGATAGTGAGGTGCCAAGTATTGCAGAGAAGATATTTAAGCATCCCCAATACCCAACAATAATACCGATTGGCACATCTTTTCCTATAGGAAGGGTGAAATGAATTGAAATATCAAAATGTGCTATAGAAAGTGAAAATTACCTTGCATTGCTAATTGGAAAAATATATAATTTTAAAAAGTGTACAAGATTTTTCAATAACTATGTGAGGATGATATGAGAAAATTTTTGATTATATTAGGGGTTCTTGCTTTTGTTTTCGCATGTTCTCCTTTATCAGAAACTAAAAAAGATATCCAAGAACTGACTATACCATCTGATGAGCTACCCAAAATAGTTGCTGTTCTACCATTTGAAAACAATACAGAAGAAAAGGGTATTGGCAACCAGGTAAGAAAAGCCTTTTACAATCACTTCAGCTCAAA
This Thermodesulfovibrio thiophilus DSM 17215 DNA region includes the following protein-coding sequences:
- a CDS encoding caspase family protein, coding for MQAEFKEKVSPVLGNFKISHDGRYVLAINYNGQFSLYNIADGILILNGSFIPNTAVGMKIGGACAVSPDSKYFAVGGRKTIFLWDIENKEEIGSLDIEEVMDMAFSPDGRYLLAVAPADLGFLTYIHRPIMRLFDVKTLRKAKDFDITDVREQDFNRRVFFAKDGKYVYTSSALYLKLWNVSTGKSIKEVRIRPWFSLDAITEISPDGRYIVSANTAGEIIVWNAENLNAIKKIKTDQTILSVDVSPDGKYIICGGSDKIVVRDFNTLKEIKTIEHYTFGSQMNAVYVKWSADGKRIISSAGDSIRIWDFDSAKEIASFISFENGEWIVLTPSGYYNSSAHGDQYYSVKVQDKEYTVEQLREAFYRPDIVKLALSGGSIKDLKTIAEVKQPPVVSIVNTPSTTDKDAIKITVKLEDQGGGIGDVRLYLNGVSVLIDSSRGITVKPKEGEKVVFKEYTVKLTRGENNISAVAFNAENTMQSNPATQRVIADIKSFKKPSLYAVVIGINEYKNPKLKLKYAVADANLFADTLNTVAGMMFDRVVIKKLIIPANTTKEAIKKEMNEMKSISPDDVFVFYVAAHGTVDEGEYFLLTANVGSVSTHRLKEDALTQTDIKELIANIPSTKKMVIIDTCNAGKLGEALLQTALLTRGMSEDVAMKILSRAVGSTIISASTSLQEAIEGYNNHGLFTYILSEGLKGKADTDRDGFIKTIELANYVDSEVPSIAEKIFKHPQYPTIIPIGTSFPIGRVK